One stretch of Chitinophagaceae bacterium DNA includes these proteins:
- a CDS encoding XRE family transcriptional regulator, whose protein sequence is MADAFEAPPDYLEGVAEKQINKEMLNRIEEVDKMKPEEKKMIYTFLDAFITKTKLQ, encoded by the coding sequence ATGGCCGATGCCTTTGAAGCACCACCGGATTACCTGGAGGGGGTTGCGGAAAAGCAAATCAACAAAGAGATGCTCAACCGCATTGAGGAAGTAGATAAAATGAAGCCGGAAGAAAAAAAGATGATTTACACCTTTCTGGATGCGTTTATTACTAAAACTAAGTTGCAG